A portion of the Paenibacillus sp. PvR098 genome contains these proteins:
- the gucD gene encoding alpha-ketoglutaric semialdehyde dehydrogenase GucD yields MTIGEKTQTKPFLNYINGNWAASSSGEVDKSTNPANAQEIVGYIQKSTAADLDQAVQAAKKAQVQWRKFSGASRGDYLFKAANILESRLNDIAETMTREMGKTFSEAKGETARGVAILRYYAGEGMRKVGDVIPSTDSEALMFTNRVPLGVVGIISPWNFPVAIPIWKMAPALIYGNAVVFKPAQETAVTAAKVIECFAEAGFPAGVINMVTGPGSVIGQAIIDHNDIKGISFTGSDQVGKLVAQGAVARGAKYQLEMGGKNPVIVAADANLDLAVDATISGGLRSTGQKCTASSRVIVQSEIYDQFKEKLLAKVKEIKVGDGLNSDTWMGPCASESQLKTVLSYIEKGKQEGATLLAGGQRITSDGMEHGFYVEPTVFDDVDRNMIIAQEEIFGPVLALIKVDTIQEALEAANDTKYGLSASIFTQNIGNMLSFIQEMDAGLVRINAESAGVELQAPFGGMKQSSSHSREQGLAAIEFYTSIKTIFVKA; encoded by the coding sequence ATGACTATTGGAGAGAAAACCCAAACGAAACCTTTTTTGAACTATATTAATGGGAATTGGGCTGCTTCTTCCTCAGGTGAAGTAGATAAGAGCACGAATCCCGCCAATGCTCAGGAGATTGTAGGATATATTCAAAAATCGACTGCAGCCGATTTGGATCAGGCGGTCCAAGCGGCTAAGAAAGCTCAAGTGCAATGGAGAAAGTTTTCCGGCGCTTCCAGAGGAGATTATCTGTTCAAAGCAGCCAATATCCTTGAATCCCGCCTCAATGACATTGCTGAAACGATGACAAGAGAAATGGGGAAAACGTTTTCTGAAGCCAAAGGAGAAACGGCTAGAGGTGTGGCGATTCTACGTTACTATGCAGGCGAAGGTATGCGTAAAGTTGGAGATGTCATACCGTCTACCGACAGCGAAGCGCTGATGTTCACGAATCGAGTTCCCCTCGGTGTGGTAGGCATTATTTCGCCTTGGAACTTTCCTGTTGCGATTCCAATCTGGAAGATGGCGCCTGCTCTGATTTATGGCAATGCGGTAGTGTTCAAGCCTGCACAGGAAACGGCTGTAACCGCCGCTAAAGTGATCGAATGCTTCGCAGAAGCGGGCTTTCCAGCGGGCGTGATCAATATGGTAACCGGTCCAGGCTCTGTCATTGGGCAGGCAATCATCGACCACAACGATATTAAAGGGATTAGCTTCACTGGCTCCGATCAAGTCGGTAAGCTCGTGGCTCAAGGTGCTGTCGCTCGCGGGGCCAAGTATCAGCTTGAAATGGGCGGGAAAAACCCGGTTATCGTTGCGGCGGATGCGAATCTCGATCTTGCAGTGGATGCGACCATCAGCGGCGGGCTTCGCTCCACAGGACAAAAATGTACGGCAAGCAGCCGTGTCATTGTGCAAAGTGAAATCTATGATCAATTTAAAGAAAAGTTGTTAGCCAAAGTGAAAGAAATTAAAGTTGGCGACGGATTAAATAGCGATACGTGGATGGGGCCTTGCGCCAGCGAAAGTCAATTAAAAACAGTATTATCCTATATAGAGAAAGGTAAGCAAGAGGGAGCAACTTTGCTTGCCGGTGGACAGCGGATTACGAGCGATGGCATGGAGCATGGTTTTTATGTGGAGCCTACTGTTTTTGACGATGTGGACCGAAATATGATTATTGCCCAGGAAGAGATTTTCGGTCCGGTTCTTGCTTTAATCAAAGTGGATACCATTCAAGAAGCATTAGAGGCAGCTAATGATACAAAATATGGTTTAAGTGCCTCTATTTTCACACAAAATATCGGAAATATGTTATCATTTATTCAAGAGATGGATGCAGGCTTAGTTCGCATTAATGCGGAATCTGCCGG
- a CDS encoding Ldh family oxidoreductase codes for MSDIRVSPEKLTAFCKNVLIAAGIPERDSAIIADSLVHANMTGVHSHGVSKLNDYLVRLDNNLVTKETNITVVSETPTTALLDAGNGWGQIVSQEAVDVAVKKAKEYGSSWVGVRNSNHYGTAAYWTSQIAAQGMIGISMTNTSPVMVPFGSKVPTLGTNPISIAVPSPSGKPIMLDMATSNQARGKITLASKIGKPIPTDWAITVDGQETSDPHEALKGSLLPFGGAKGSGLAIMVDILTGVLTGALYGSQVPRFYDDPVPQNLGHMFAALHVNAMMPLDAFLDRMADKERETRDSAPAKGFDRVYMPGDLEYARAEESRTNGIVLSKEIHSELLSAAKRYEAQAVLED; via the coding sequence ATGTCGGACATTCGAGTTTCTCCAGAAAAATTGACTGCGTTTTGTAAAAACGTTTTGATCGCAGCTGGAATCCCTGAGCGTGATTCGGCCATTATCGCGGATTCCCTTGTTCATGCGAACATGACAGGCGTTCATTCTCATGGTGTATCTAAGCTGAATGACTACTTGGTAAGACTTGACAATAACCTGGTGACGAAGGAAACGAATATCACCGTGGTTTCTGAAACACCAACAACCGCACTTCTTGATGCGGGAAATGGGTGGGGCCAGATTGTTTCCCAGGAAGCCGTTGATGTAGCGGTCAAGAAAGCGAAGGAATATGGCAGCTCTTGGGTTGGGGTCCGGAATTCGAATCATTATGGGACAGCAGCCTATTGGACTTCTCAAATTGCCGCCCAAGGAATGATTGGGATCTCGATGACCAATACCTCTCCTGTTATGGTTCCGTTCGGCTCCAAGGTGCCTACTTTAGGAACGAATCCGATTTCGATTGCTGTGCCATCTCCATCCGGCAAACCGATTATGCTGGATATGGCTACTAGCAACCAGGCCAGAGGCAAAATCACGCTAGCCTCCAAGATCGGCAAGCCGATTCCGACGGATTGGGCCATCACGGTAGACGGACAAGAAACAAGCGATCCTCATGAAGCGTTAAAAGGAAGTCTCTTGCCTTTTGGCGGAGCTAAGGGCTCCGGTTTGGCCATTATGGTTGATATTTTGACGGGTGTGCTGACCGGGGCGCTGTATGGATCGCAAGTTCCGCGCTTTTATGATGACCCGGTACCGCAAAACCTGGGCCATATGTTCGCTGCCCTCCATGTAAACGCGATGATGCCGCTTGATGCGTTCCTAGATCGAATGGCAGATAAAGAGCGTGAGACCAGAGACAGCGCACCGGCCAAAGGTTTTGATAGAGTATACATGCCAGGTGATCTTGAATATGCAAGGGCTGAAGAATCCCGCACAAACGGGATTGTATTGTCGAAGGAAATTCATTCTGAGCTATTAAGTGCTGCCAAACGATATGAAGCCCAGGCAGTATTAGAGGACTAA